Within the Microbacterium sp. 1S1 genome, the region CGCAGTGCGCGCCGGGTCGACGGGTGAGAAGGACATCACGAAGAAGACCAGGAACGTGATGCCGAGGATCATCAGCGGCAACTGCAGCAGTCGCCGGCCGACGAGGCGGAGCGTGTGGGACACGTGCCGCTCCTTCCGGAGGTGGGGTGGCGGGGGCGCGCTCTTCGGGTGAGCGCACCCCCGCGCTGTCGGTCAGGTGCTACTTCGCGGCCACGCCGACGTCGAGGAACGACAGTCCGGTCGTGGGGACCGGCTGGAAGCCGACCAGCTCCTGGGAGTTCCAGGCGGTGGGCAGCTTGCGGTGGAACAGCGGGTACAGCACGGCCTGGTCCGAGATCAGGTCATAGGCCTGATTCCAGGATTCCTGCTGCTCGTCGCCCTCCTGGGTGACGGCGGTGTCCAGCAGCGTGCGCAGCTCGGCGTACTCCGGGGAGTCGGACCGGGCGGTGCGGGTCTGGGTCCAGACGTTCTCGCCGTACCACCAGTTCATGAGCAGGTCGGGGTCCACGCCGAACACCGACGGGTCACCGGGGGCGATGGCGACCGTGTAGTCGCCGGAGTCGACCTTCTCGTACATCGAGGCCGACTGACTGATGTCGAGGGTGGTGTCGATGCCGATCGCGTCGAGGGACTCCTTGATGAGCGGCGCCACCTCCTTCACCCAGCCGGTGTCGGTCATGCGCAGCGTGATCGCGAGGTCGGAGACGCCGGCTTCCTCCAGCAGCTCCTCCGCCTTCTCCGGATCGTACGAGTAGACGGTGGACGCCTCGTGGTAGTTCGGGTAGTCCTCGGGAAGGAACGACGTGGCCGGGGTGGCGTTGCCGAGCATGCCGGTCTCGATGATCTTGTCCATGTCGAGCGCGTAATGCAGCGCCTGGCGGACGCGAACGTCGTCGAACGGCTCGGCCTTCGTGTTGAACATCATGAAGAGGAGGCCGAAGGACTGCACGCTCTCGACCTCGGCCGAGGCGGCCAGTCCGTCCGCATCGATGTAGGGCACGTCCTCGATCGCCTGCACCGTGCCGGTCGACATCGCGGTGACGCGGGCGGAGGCATCGGCGAGGAGGTTCCAGTTCATGCCGGCGGCGAGCGCGGGACGGGGGCCGTTGTAGTCGTCGTACCGCTCGAAGACGATCTTGTCCTCGGGCACGGCGGAGACGAGGGCGTAGGGGCCGGAGCCGACCGGGTTCGCGCCGAAGCCCTCGGGGTCGGCTTCGACCACGGCCTTCGGCACGATCTTGACGACGCCGAGACGATCGTCGATGAGGGAGAACGGATAGTCGGTGGTGATCCGGACGGTGTCCTCATCGACGGCGGTGACGGTGTCGATGAACTCGACGAACGAGCGGAACAGCGAGTTGTTCGCCGGGTCGAGGACGCGCTCGTAGCTGAAGACCACGTCGTCGGCGGTGACCGGGTCTCCGTTCTGGAACGTCGCGCCTTCGCGGAGGTCGATGTCATAGGTCGTCTCGTCGACCTGCGTCGGGAAGTCGGCCGCAAGGGCGGGGGCGGGCTCCTGCGTGACCGGGTCGAGGTCGATGAGTCCCTCGAAGACGTGCCAGTTCGCCGAGACCGTCACGGCGCCGGACGCGACCATCGGGTCGAAGCTGCCGTTCAGGGTGTACGAGATCCCGGCCTCGATGATGCCGTCCGGGTCGATGTCGCTCGCGGCGGGGCTCTCGACGGTGCTCTCGGCACCGCCGCCGCAGCCGGCGAGCGCGAGGGACGCGGCGACCGTGCCAGCGACCGCCATCGCGAATCGACCCGCCCGGCGGCGAGTGATGTGTCGGTTCATGTGTGCTCCAGGTGATGGGGGGCGACGCCTTGAGGACATCAGACGTCTGATGTACTCTAAACACACGTTCGACCGGATCACAAGAGTGAGAGGATCGGAGCGTTTCCGGCAGGCAGGAGAGGGACCCTATGAAGTCCACCACGGGGAGGGCGTCGCGGATGCGGCGAGCCACGACGGCGGATCAGATCAAGCAGCTCATCCTCACACGCGGACTCACCCCCGGCGACCCGCTGCCGACCGAGGCCGAACTGTGCGAGGAACTCGACGTCTCGCGCTCCTCGGTCCGTGAAGCGATCCGCACGCTCTCCACGCTCGACATCGTCGACGTCCGGCACGGACACGGCACCTACGTGGGCGCGATGTCGCTGGACCCGATGGTCGAGGCGCTCGTCTTCCGCGGTGTGCTCTCCCCCGAAGGCTCACTGCAGGCGCTGCGCGAGGTCGTGGAGGTGCGCCTCGCCCTCGATCTCTCCATGGCCGAGCGCGTGGTCGGGGCCGCCCAGGCGCAGGAGGACCCGGAACTCGACGAGCTCGTCGCCGAGATGGTCGACAAGGCCGGCCGCGGCGAGTACTTCCTCGACGAGGACCGGGCGTTCCACACCCGGCTTTTCGGCGCGATCGACAACCGCCTGGTGGGCCAGCTCGTCGGAGCCTTCTGGGACGTGCACACCGCCGTGCTCCCGCAGCTCGGCATCGCCCAGCCCGATGACATCCACAAGACCGCCAAGGCGCACGGCGACATGCTGGACGCCGCACGCGCGGGCGACGTCGAGCGCTACCGCCGAGCCGTCATCGAGCACTACCAGCCGCTGCAGCGCGTGCTAGCGACAGCAGAGGACGTGCGGGCCTGAGCCCAGGACTCGGTAGTCTGACTTTCCCACCCACGGAAAGAGGACCCGCATGTCCGTTGGACTGCTCGCCGTCGTCGACGACATCCTGAGCGCCGCGATGAAGGCGTCGGCGAAGGCCGCCGGAGTCGTGATCGACGATGCCGCCGTCACCCCGCAGTACGTGCAGGGCATCACGCCGGCTCGTGAGCTCCCCGTGGTCGGCAAGATCGCCCTCGGGTCGCTGGTGAACAAGTTCGTCATCATCATCCCGATCGCCCTCCTCCTCACCGCCTTCGCGCCGTGGGTACTGCCGTACCTGCTGATCCTCGGCGGCTCGTACCTCTGCTTCGAGGGCGCGGAGAAGGTGCTCGAGTGGTTCGGCGTGCACCACGGCCACGCTGACGAGGGAGCCCGCGACGAGAGGAAGCTCGTGCTCGGTGCCGTCCGCACGGACCTCATCCTCTCGACCGAGATCATGCTCATCTCGCTCGCCAGCCTCGACAAGGGACTCGACATCTGGTCGACCCTCGCCATCCTCGCCGTGATCGCACTGCTCATGACCATCGCCGTGTACGGCGCCGTGGCTCTGCTGGTGAAGATCGACGACATCGGGCTGAAGATGGCGAAGAACCCCGTGCAGCGCGTGCGGCACACCGGTACCCGGATCGTCCGGTCGATGCCCGCGGTCTTCCGCTTCATCAGCGTGCTCGGCACCGTCGCGATGCTCTGGGTCGGCGGACACCTCGTCCTTGTCAACCTCGGCGAAGTCGGTCTGCACGCCCCGGTCGACGTGCTGCACGCGGTCGAGCACGCCCTCGAACCGCTGGGGGGCGTGATCGTGTGGGTCGTCGACACGATCATCTCGGCGATCGCCGGTCTCGTCTGGGGTCTCGTGATCGTCGGCATCGTCCTCGGCATCGCGAAGCTCTTCGGCAGGAAGCCGAGCTTCCACGAGGGCGAGGCCTCCCCCGCCGACATCCACGTCTGACATGAGCGCCGTGCATCTCAGGGACGCCGAGAACGCCGACCTCGACACGATCACCGCGATCCACAACCACGCCGTCGTGCACACGACCGCGATCTGGAACGAGGAGGCGGTGGACCGTTCCGATCGGGCAGCCTGGCTCGCCGATCGGACCGCACGCGGCTATCCCGTCGTCGTCGCCGCCGACGAGACCGGCGTGGTGGGCTACGCGTCCTACGCTCAGTGGCGCCCGCATAGCGGCTACCGCC harbors:
- a CDS encoding DUF808 domain-containing protein — translated: MSVGLLAVVDDILSAAMKASAKAAGVVIDDAAVTPQYVQGITPARELPVVGKIALGSLVNKFVIIIPIALLLTAFAPWVLPYLLILGGSYLCFEGAEKVLEWFGVHHGHADEGARDERKLVLGAVRTDLILSTEIMLISLASLDKGLDIWSTLAILAVIALLMTIAVYGAVALLVKIDDIGLKMAKNPVQRVRHTGTRIVRSMPAVFRFISVLGTVAMLWVGGHLVLVNLGEVGLHAPVDVLHAVEHALEPLGGVIVWVVDTIISAIAGLVWGLVIVGIVLGIAKLFGRKPSFHEGEASPADIHV
- a CDS encoding FadR/GntR family transcriptional regulator, with amino-acid sequence MKSTTGRASRMRRATTADQIKQLILTRGLTPGDPLPTEAELCEELDVSRSSVREAIRTLSTLDIVDVRHGHGTYVGAMSLDPMVEALVFRGVLSPEGSLQALREVVEVRLALDLSMAERVVGAAQAQEDPELDELVAEMVDKAGRGEYFLDEDRAFHTRLFGAIDNRLVGQLVGAFWDVHTAVLPQLGIAQPDDIHKTAKAHGDMLDAARAGDVERYRRAVIEHYQPLQRVLATAEDVRA
- a CDS encoding ABC transporter substrate-binding protein, encoding MNRHITRRRAGRFAMAVAGTVAASLALAGCGGGAESTVESPAASDIDPDGIIEAGISYTLNGSFDPMVASGAVTVSANWHVFEGLIDLDPVTQEPAPALAADFPTQVDETTYDIDLREGATFQNGDPVTADDVVFSYERVLDPANNSLFRSFVEFIDTVTAVDEDTVRITTDYPFSLIDDRLGVVKIVPKAVVEADPEGFGANPVGSGPYALVSAVPEDKIVFERYDDYNGPRPALAAGMNWNLLADASARVTAMSTGTVQAIEDVPYIDADGLAASAEVESVQSFGLLFMMFNTKAEPFDDVRVRQALHYALDMDKIIETGMLGNATPATSFLPEDYPNYHEASTVYSYDPEKAEELLEEAGVSDLAITLRMTDTGWVKEVAPLIKESLDAIGIDTTLDISQSASMYEKVDSGDYTVAIAPGDPSVFGVDPDLLMNWWYGENVWTQTRTARSDSPEYAELRTLLDTAVTQEGDEQQESWNQAYDLISDQAVLYPLFHRKLPTAWNSQELVGFQPVPTTGLSFLDVGVAAK